aaacatagttgaaaccctgtctctacaaaaaataaaaaaattagctgggcatggtggcacacacctacagtcccagctacatgggaggctgaggcaggaggattgcttgagcccaggaggtcaaggctgtagtgagccaagattgcaccattacattccagcttgagcaacagaatgagaccttgtcactagaaaataaaataaaataaaatattggccaggcatggtggctcatgcccgtaattccagcactttgggaggctggggtggatggATCacaccaagatcgtgccattgcactccagcctgggcaagagagtgagactccatctcaaaaaataataataataaaaaataggccaggtgcagtggctcacacctgtaatcccagcactttgggaggccaaggcgggcagatcatgaggtcaggagatgaagaccatcctggccaacatggtgaaaccccatctctactaaaaatacaaaaattagctgggcgtggtagcacatgcctgtaatcccagctactcaggaggctgaggcaggagaattgcttgaaccagggagttggaggttgcagtgagccaagatcatgccactgcactccagcctggtgccagatcaagacctgtctcaaaaaaaaaaaaaaaaaaaccaaaaacaataataataataaaataaaatataaaataaaaatgcaaaggcTCAAAACTagttaagtaatttttaaagaaaagaattaagcaagaaaaaatttCTTACCAGAGATAAAaacttttcaataaaataatagttgctgggtgcagtggctcatgcctttaatcccagcattttgggtggccaaAGGGGGTGGATagcttgatcccagaagttcaagaccagcctgggcaacctggcaaaacctaatctctacaaaaaatacaaaaggcttGTGTCTGtaaatcccagttactggggaggctgaggtgggaggatcaatcacctgagcctgggaggttaaggcttcagtaagccgtgatggtgccactgcactccagcctgggcaatagagtgaggccctatcttaaaaaaaaaaaaaaaaaaaagacaattgttAAGATAATATCATATTGATTCAGAAATAGGCAAATTCAGCAATGAAACCAAATAGCCGCCAAACAGACTCACATATTATAGAAACTTGACATATGACAGTGGTGACATTAAAAATCACTGGAGAAAGAAtcgaaaaataaaattggattcaCACCCCTCACCTTACATAAAAAGCAATTCCAAATTATATGTAATTCCAATTCTAATTATATGTAAAGACAAATGTTTTAATAAtcggaagaaaatataggagattatatttataattgtggATTAGGGAAGaatgtattctgttttttttttttttttttcagacagggactcactctgccactcaggctggagtgcagtagtatgatcacggctcacttcagccttgacttcccaggctcaagagatcctcccacttcagcctcccaagtagctgggaccagaggtgtgagccaccattcctggctaattaaaaaaaaaaatttttttgtagagacaaggtcttgctctgttacccaggtcgGTCTCAAGCTttggagctcaagtgatcctcccaccttggcctcccaaagtattgggattacaggcgtgagccactgcatctggatggatttttaaatttttttatttttttgagttgaagtctcactctgttgcttaggctggattgcagtggtgctatcacagctcactgcaacttcaaactcctaGGCGCAAGCaaacctctcacctcagcctcccaagtagctggcactacaggcacatgccactgtacttggctaattttaaaaatttcttgtagagatggcatcATGCTATTTTTCCCAGACTTGTCTAGAACTCCtcgcttcaagtgatcctcctaccttggcctcccaaattgttgggattataggtatgtaatcccaacacctggCAAATCCACTGCGATTGGctgaatttctaaaataatacagaaaaggcATTACATATAAAAGACAAGGTTGATACATTTTAACACATTAAAATCAATAATTCTGTTCAAAGACATCTCAAAGTAAAGAAGACAAGCCATAATTGGGAGAAGACATTTATTTATATGATAAATAATTGAAAGAAgattagtatctagaatataaaaagaactcttacaaatcTACCTGGAAAAATTTTTAAGCCAAAAACAGTAGGTAAAAGGCACAAACAAACATTCACAAAAAActcatggccaacaaacacatgaaaatatgaacagtaatcaggaaaatgcaaattaagaccacagAAAAATATCCTTTTATACCTACCTGATTCCCAAATAATAAGATATTTGATAATATCACATGTCAGTAAGGATGTAGGTCAGCTGAAACTCTTTAAATATTGCTGGAGGGAGCATACATTAATTGAACTACTTTGTACTATTAGATCTATTTGTAAAGTTGAACATTCTATAGCCTCTGATCTAGCTGTTCCACTTATATAAGTGCCAAGACATACACAGGACTATTTATAGTTTATGTTCACCCACCCCCCTAAaaagattggaaacaacccaaatatctgttgaaaaaaaatgaatacataaattatGCTATAGTCCCTGAAATATTAGTGCAAATAAGAGAACTACAAGTTCTCACCAGTACAAATTCACCAGTGCAAATAAGAGAATAACAAGtacatgtaacaacatggataaattttATGAATGTCATATTGAgcagaaaaaagtgaaatatacCACATATTTACTAAATTGTAAAATAACACAGAACATAAATTTTACCATCTTAAcctttttaagtgtgcagtttagCGAAACTAAACTGGCatgaagtacattcacattgttgtgcaatatAAATGCACAACCAGGCccggcacggtgcctcacgcctgtaatcccagcattttgggaggccaaggcgggcggatcacgaggtcaggagatcgagaccatcctggctaacatggtgaaacctcgtctctactaaaaatacaaaaaaattagccaggcgtggtggcgggcgcctgtagtaccagctactggggaggctgaggcaggagaatggtgcgaacctgggaggcggagcttacagtgagccgagatcgtgccactgcactccagcctgggtgacagagcgagaccctgtttcaaaaaataaaaaataaataaaaataaataaataaaaataaataaataaatgcacaacCATTATCCACCATCTATCTCTAGAACTCTTCtcaacttgcaaaactaaaactctgtagccattaaacagtaactctctccctcccctcagaccctggcaaccacagttctactttctttcttttctctatcttttttgagacagggtcttgccctgctGCCCaacctggggtgcagtggcaggatcatagctcactgcaggatcatacatagctcactgcagcctcgacctcccaggctcaagagatcctcccccctcagcctcccaagtagttgggactacacacatgcatcaccacacctagctaatttttaaattttttgtacagatgggggtcTTGATATGTTGTCAGGGCTGGtttcaactcttgggctcaagccatcctcccaccttgtcctcccaaagtgctgggattcaggtgtgagctaccgtgcctggccaacacagctTTGCTTTCTATCTCTATTAATTCGAATATTTTAGTTTCAAAGTGAGGAATTGGTTCACATTCCTCAACGTATTCGTCGTCATGCCTTATAacttgcatacacacacatataaattctttagtatatataaaatactatataccttggtttttttttgttgctgttgttgtttgtttgtttttgagacagtcttgttctgtcacccaggctggagtgcagtggcacaatctcagctcactgcaacctccacctcccaggttcaagctattctcctgcctcagcctccctagtagctgggactacagacatgtgccaccacccccggctaatttttgtattttcagtagagacagggttttgccatgtggccaggctggtcccaaactcctttcaggtgatctgcccaccttggcctccccaagtgctgggattacaggcatgagccactatgcctggcctatataccttatttttttaatgacttgatatatgaaaaaataatgacaatatccAAAATTGGCTATAATATGGTAAATGCTAGCCAGCATGTAAATTGATacaattttaaagacatttaaaaattaacacacaattagccaggcatggtggtgtgtgcctgtagtcccagctactcaaaaggctgaggtgggaggattatttgaggcaggggaggttgaggctgcagtgagcagtgagcgtgccactgcactccagcctgggcaacagtgtgagaccctgtctcaaaataaacaaacaaatcaataaataaaaactaacacacagcaaaattgacaaatattttatgGCTCTTTAGAGCAACTGTGTTTTCAACTTCAATTTCTGATGTTCATTGCTAATACACAGAAATATAGTTTTTGTATCCTTGCTAAACTTAGGTTCTaggaggttttgtttttgttgctgttgactCTGGGATTTTCTGTGTAGACTATCATGTCTTCTGTGAACAGGGACAGTTTCTTTCCATTctgtatgctttttctttttcttgccttattgcaaggGCTAGGACTTCACGTATGATGTTAAACAGGAGTGGTGAAAgtagacatccttgccttgtccTGATCTTAGGGAGAAAGCAATCTTTTACTGTGAAGTATGATTTTTGGTGTAGGATTTTGTAGATACCCTTTATCAAGTTCACGAAGTTCCCTTTTGttctagttttctgagagtttgtatcatgaatattgaattttgtcaaatgtttcttGCTGCATCAATTGACATGATCATGTGGTTTTACTTCTCAGATTGTTAATATGGCATATTACGTTgatttttaagtgtttaatcaGCTTTGCATTCCAGGTTTATGTTTTACTTTGTAAttacatattattctttttttatgtattGCAGGATTTGATGTGCTAATAATTTGTTGCaatttttgcttctatgttcatgagagatattaatctgtaattttcttttctttgtactaCCTTTGGCTAACTTTGGTATTGACATAATCTTTTTGGAGGGCAATTTGTTAATTGTAACAGAAGTCTTTAAAATGTGCTCGCCTATGGATTCCACTTGGAAGAATTTATCTTAAGGAAATAGAGATTTCTATTACACACATACTTTGGGTTCAGGTAGACCTGGATTTAAGTATGAACCCAATCCTTATATTAACTGCTTAAATTCTGTGGGTCTGTTTTCCaatgtgtaaaatggggatgaggaCCTATTTCAGACCTTATTAACTGAGACAATTCACATACAGTGCCCAACATCCAGTAAGTTTTAAGTAAATGGTAGCTCTTGGTATTACGTTATACTCTCTGGCCTCTCTGTAGGAGGACACTTCTGTCCAAATCAGAGGATGTCATCTTTGCTTCTGTATTGGCTCCCACTTTGAATCTCCTTAATCTTCCTCATCTCTAATTTCGCCGTCTTCTGTTAGACGTGTTAGGCCTTGAGAAtacaaaagcaacaaaagatATCGTCCTTGTTTTCAGAGACATGAACCTCCTAGACACAGGCGCAAACGGTACCAAGCAATGTAACAGAACAAAAGTGAGACGTCTGCCCAAGGGGCAGCCGGCCCTGGACACGCATTCAGAGCGTCAGTGTCAGCTGACACTCGGGAGTTACAGCTCGGGCGGTCACCGAGCTGGGAAGACAGGAGGCAGTGCCGCAACTTCTTCAGCGTAGCCTTAAGTCGCGGTGAGGGGCGCGTAGAGACTTGCTGCTCCCATAGCAACGGGACCAGCCACCCTCTACAGGCCGGACGGGTTACTTCCGTTCACCGTCGGCTGAGCCAAGAAAGGCCGCTTCCGATCCCCCGAGGCGCGGGGTCGCGCGGACGCCCGGTTGTAACTGAACAACCCGAGCCCCACGTCTCTGATTGGCTCAGGCAGAGGAAGGGGGCGGGAGAGCGGCAACGAAGGGCGTGGCCGGCTTCTACTCAAACTTGAGGTTTCTCTCCTCCCCTCACAGCGGAAGCCGACCTCGCCCGCCCCGGAAGTGCGAACTGTGTGGTCTGGCAGGTGTGGATTCCGCCGGTGAAGGCTGAAGGCAGCTACATTAAAGATGCCGGGATCTGCAGCGAAGGGCTCGGAGTTGTCAGAGAGGATCGAGAGCTTCGTGGAGACCCTGAAGCGGGGTGGTGGGCCGCGCAGCTCCGAGGAAATGGCTCGGGAGACCCTGGGGCTGCTGCGCCAGATCATCACGGACCACTGCTGGAGCAACGCGGGTGAGGCCGGCCTGCTTCCGCCGGCGAACCTGGCCCCTGTCTGTTCCCGATCCCAAGGCTGAAAGTTTCCCAGGCCTCACTTCGCGTTGGCTCCTCTTATCCTCTCTCTTTTGGACTGTAggggagctgatggagctgatcCGCAGAGAGGGCAGGAGGATGACAGCCGCTCAGCCCTCCGAGACCACCGTGGGCAACATGGTGCGGAGAGTGCTCAAGATTATCCGGGAGGAGTATGGCAGGTCAGGCTCACGTCCTGGGCTCCGGGTTGGATCCAGTGACACTTTTTGCACGGGCCCCTCTCCCTGCTCGGAGACTTTATTGGAGCTGAACAGCCCTTGTTACCTGCCTGACCACTCCTCCTGCCCACCTCTCTCTTTGGGTCTTgttgcctctatagactccatgGACGCAGCGACGAGAGTGATCAGCAGGAGTCCCTGCACAAACTGTTGACATCCGGAGGCCTGAACGAGGATTTCAGCTTCCATTATGCCCAACTCCAGTCCAACATCATTGAGGCGATTAATGAGCTGCTAGTGGAGCTGGGTAAGAGGCCTGATCGCTGGGAAAATGGGACTGGTCACAGGCAAATAAGGGAACAGAAGCCCCTGAAGGTTGTTCGTTAGCAGAGACGGGAGATTAGCTGTCTTCTGGTTCTCAGAGTTTTGTCCTCCTTCCTGATTAGGAAATGTTGCAACAGGTGACAGGACCAAAGTAACCCTCTCTACTTTTCCTTACAGACCAACCCTTGATAGCCTGCAGATctgtggagtggaacagactcTATTAGGACagagttttattttcattgtaaagaaagaaaatgaactccCTAGAGAACCAAGGTCGATAGACCTCCTTCACTATCTGAATTTTTATACACACGTAACACGTATACCATTTCTATCCCCCTTGTCATTGCGGTCCAAGTGACTTGCAGATATTCATTGTAATCAGAGGGTGAAGAAGCTGCTTCCAAATTCCTCCCCCATTTTTCTTCTCtggccagtctctctcacgtagAATTGTTGTGGCCATCTTTTGGAGGAAGACTCCTTTTAGGCCGAAGCTCTGTTTACCCtattctcagcactttaggaTTTCCCAGATTGCCATTCCTTGGCTGAATCCACTGTCTTCAAAATCAGTTGTAAGGAGCTCTGTAGTGACAGAGGTGGTTCATAGGTAGGGGTACTTCTGGAAGAGGGCAGGCAGAAAATCCCAGAGGAGTGCGGCTTTTAAGAAATTGTgacatagctgggtgtggtggctcacacctgtaatcccacaactttgggaggccaaggtgagtggattgcttgagaccaggagttcaaaaccagcctgggcaacatagtgggaccctgtctctattaaaaaaaaaaaaaaattgtgacattTCACTTTAAGCACATTAACCCTGTGGTACCAGGGTCTGCTAGGTGGGCAGTGCATGTGAAGGGCAGACATCTTTTTCCATACATGCATAATGTGTGTTTGTGATATagcaatttcatatatatatatatatatatatattttttttttttttttctttgcaaaacgGTTCTTACAGAAGGGACAATGGAGAACATTGCAGCCCAGGCTCTGGAGCACATTCACTCCAATGAGGTGATCATGACCATTGGCTTCTCCCGAACAGTAGAGGCCTTCCTCAAAGAGGCTGCCCGAAAGAGGAAATTCCATGTCATTGTAGCAGAGTGTGCTCCTTTCTGCCAGGTAAGGAGACTGCTGGAGTTGCtactaagaaaaatgaaaaatgaagaagaaataaacaaggaTGGGTAGGGCCATTCCAACCTTGAATTGATAAGCAAGACTTTGAGACACTGAGAAGATAAAGTAAAACATTAAGGGAATTTTCAAGTTGTTCGTCCTGTGAACATTCATAAATAGTGGTTTAAGAAAGTtggggccgggagcggtggctcatgcctgtaatcccagcactttgggaggctgggcgggtggattacctgaggtcaggagttcgagagcagcctggccaacatgacgaaaccccgtctccaccaaaaatacaaaaattagctgggcgtggtggcacatgcctgtaatcccagctactctggagggtgaggcaggagaattgcctgaacttggaaggcagaggttgcaatgagccaagatagcgccactgcactccagcgtggatgacagagtgagactctgtctcaaaaaaaaaaaaaaagatggcgaACTGCTGGGTTCAAGGAAAGATAGGTTGGTTCTTTTAGGAATTAAAGCAGGGTAAATTACCTTGGGGATGACTGATGCTTGGTCTGACCTCACTTGATCCTAAGTAAATAATAggtctcaaaaaggaaatatgtaagGATGcaggatgttttaaaataatgagcCAGGAGCTATCTTGTCAGCAATCGTGATTATATTATACATGCATGTTGTATTTCCAGTTTTATGGCTGCTCTGGTGTTGCTGTGGAGCATTAGACATTTATTAGCTTCCCCTGGGCTTCCCTACAGCTTACCAGAGCTATGATAGTCTGAAAAATCAGTTGTCCAAAAAATGAGTTATCTATTGGAAATTATGTGCTGGATATGCCCATATCACACAATTCCCCAGATCCAGTTACATTTGAGAGCACTTTTCACTatttctcactctttctcttaGAATCAGCCTTTCCCTCCCATTGCAGGGTCATGAAATGGCTGTGAATTTGTCCAAAGCAGGTATTGAGACAACTGTCATGACTGATGCTGCCATTTTTGCCGTTATGTCAAGAGTCAACAAGGTGGGTGTATTTGGAGTTATGTTGAATTCATGAAGATTATGTttctaaaatattgatttttatctCCTCCTGTAATATCCATCGTGAGAGAATAAAGTTTCTAGCACCTTTCAAAGTACATACTTAGGCCTTTTTAATCTGTTAACTgaatttcttttccctttttctgcaTCATTGTTCCTCTCTTGGAGTAGCCTCTAAATTTGGTTGAAGCATCGAAAAGAATGAAGTATTAAATAGAACTAAGGCAAGAGTGTCAGTTTCTAGGGATTGGCTACAGGGCTCCTGCCTTATGCTCAAAGAGCTTGGCAGTTGTGGATAGTGAATGAAAAAGATTCCTGGCTTCTCAGAAGGTATGGCATCTCAATTTCCAGAAAATATGGGACTGAGAGCAGTAGGTTTTGCAGTTTCTTGTCCCATTTTACATTCATTCTTTCCTTGGAAACCTACTTTTAAGCTAGAACTTGTACTGAGCCAGGGATCCCTTCCC
The genomic region above belongs to Pongo pygmaeus isolate AG05252 chromosome 15, NHGRI_mPonPyg2-v2.0_pri, whole genome shotgun sequence and contains:
- the EIF2B2 gene encoding translation initiation factor eIF2B subunit beta isoform X1, with amino-acid sequence MPGSAAKGSELSERIESFVETLKRGGGPRSSEEMARETLGLLRQIITDHCWSNAGELMELIRREGRRMTAAQPSETTVGNMVRRVLKIIREEYGRLHGRSDESDQQESLHKLLTSGGLNEDFSFHYAQLQSNIIEAINELLVELEGTMENIAAQALEHIHSNEVIMTIGFSRTVEAFLKEAARKRKFHVIVAECAPFCQGHEMAVNLSKAGIETTVMTDAAIFAVMSRVNKVIIGTKTILANGALRAVTGTHTLALAAKHHSTPLIVCAPMFKLSPQFPNEEDSFHKFVAPEEVLPFTEGDILEKVSVHCPVFDYVPPELITLFISNIGGNAPSYIYRLMSELYHPDDHVL
- the EIF2B2 gene encoding translation initiation factor eIF2B subunit beta isoform X2, which codes for MPGSAAKGSELSERIESFVETLKRGGGPRSSEEMARETLGLLRQIITDHCWSNAGELMELIRREGRRMTAAQPSETTVGNMVRRVLKIIREEYGRLHGRSDESDQQESLHKLLTSGGLNEDFSFHYAQLQSNIIEAINELLVELEGTMENIAAQALEHIHSNEVIMTIGFSRTVEAFLKEAARKRKFHVIVAECAPFCQGHEMAVNLSKAGIETTVMTDAAIFAVMSRVNKFPNEEDSFHKFVAPEEVLPFTEGDILEKVSVHCPVFDYVPPELITLFISNIGGNAPSYIYRLMSELYHPDDHVL